One segment of Corynebacterium caspium DSM 44850 DNA contains the following:
- a CDS encoding heavy-metal-associated domain-containing protein, with the protein MAQYTYNVTGMTCGHCEGAVREEISEIAGVTAVSADHKTGLVTVDTEKEIATADIIAAIKEAGYEAVPTA; encoded by the coding sequence ATGGCCCAGTACACCTATAACGTAACCGGCATGACCTGCGGACACTGCGAAGGAGCTGTCCGGGAAGAAATAAGCGAAATTGCGGGGGTAACCGCAGTTAGCGCCGACCATAAAACCGGCTTAGTTACCGTAGACACCGAAAAAGAGATTGCGACAGCAGATATAATTGCCGCCATTAAAGAAGCCGGCTACGAAGCAGTTCCAACAGCCTAA
- the mnmA gene encoding tRNA 2-thiouridine(34) synthase MnmA: protein MRVLAAMSGGVDSAVAAARAKAAGHDVVGVHLALSQDPQMVRESSRGCCSLEDSADARRVCDQLGIPFYVWDFSDRFKADVIDDFVDSYARGETPNPCLRCNEKIKFAALLERGIALGFDAVVTGHYAQLTQPIDGGDGYLRRAVDPQKDQSYVLGVLNAAEIARCMFPCGDTVKPEIREEAARYGFSVAKKPDSYDICFIPDGNTKAFLGARIGTRAGLIVDTAGEALQEHDGIYGYTIGQRKGLNITVPAADGKPRYVTDIDPTTGTVTVGSRADLEVLEITADRLKFLHPAMDGTFEAEVQVRAHGGIVACTATVDRDADKMVLRLHKALSGVARGQAAVLYLPDQAGDIVIGSGTICGTSTTYDS, encoded by the coding sequence ATGCGCGTACTTGCAGCAATGAGCGGAGGAGTGGACTCAGCAGTGGCTGCGGCCCGAGCTAAAGCCGCAGGACATGACGTTGTGGGAGTTCACTTGGCCCTGTCCCAAGATCCCCAGATGGTGCGTGAGAGCTCCCGTGGTTGTTGCTCTTTAGAAGACTCTGCCGATGCCCGGCGCGTCTGTGATCAACTAGGCATCCCGTTTTATGTGTGGGATTTCTCTGATCGCTTTAAAGCAGATGTTATTGATGATTTCGTTGATTCATATGCCCGCGGGGAAACCCCCAACCCCTGCCTGCGCTGTAATGAAAAAATCAAATTTGCCGCCCTCCTAGAACGCGGCATAGCTTTAGGTTTCGATGCCGTGGTAACTGGCCATTATGCCCAGCTAACTCAACCAATTGATGGTGGAGATGGCTACCTGCGCCGCGCTGTGGATCCGCAAAAGGATCAATCATATGTACTTGGGGTTTTAAATGCTGCAGAAATTGCGCGCTGCATGTTTCCCTGTGGAGATACTGTTAAACCAGAGATTCGGGAAGAAGCTGCCCGCTATGGGTTTTCGGTAGCTAAAAAACCAGATTCTTATGATATTTGTTTTATTCCAGACGGTAATACCAAAGCTTTTTTGGGGGCTCGTATCGGTACGCGCGCCGGGCTGATCGTAGATACTGCTGGAGAAGCTCTCCAGGAACATGATGGTATTTACGGTTACACCATTGGCCAGCGCAAAGGTTTAAATATTACGGTTCCAGCCGCCGATGGAAAACCGCGCTATGTTACCGATATCGATCCAACCACTGGCACCGTAACTGTGGGATCGCGAGCTGATTTAGAGGTCCTGGAAATCACTGCGGACCGGCTGAAGTTTTTACATCCGGCAATGGATGGCACCTTTGAGGCTGAAGTGCAGGTGCGCGCGCATGGGGGCATTGTTGCCTGTACTGCCACGGTGGATCGTGATGCGGACAAAATGGTTTTAAGGCTGCATAAGGCACTTTCGGGGGTTGCTCGTGGTCAAGCTGCGGTGCTTTATCTCCCTGATCAAGCCGGGGATATTGTTATTGGTTCGGGCACTATTTGTGGAACTTCTACTACTTATGACAGCTAA
- a CDS encoding spermidine synthase, which yields MAITPDTPDTYTVDTGTVQLIPDGYTKDGWILFLNGVASSHVVIGDPLHLDFEYMRWMAAVITEFVSAHLNPQKLRVTHLGGGACSMARYLAAHYPRSRNTVVEIDGQMAQLVRELFDIPRSPTVKIRVGEAREVTESFVNNSRDIIIRDVFAGKITPEPLRTVEFLTHCKRSLAPGGLYIANCADGSALQGAKSELASMAKVFEHLAVIADPQMLKGRRYGNIVLAASDAPLPTGNAAAALTRSILNGSLPAQYHTGNWVERFYSGAQPLFDGELSHPSQPSSGHNLW from the coding sequence ATGGCCATTACTCCTGATACTCCGGATACCTACACGGTTGATACTGGGACAGTGCAATTGATCCCAGATGGCTATACAAAGGACGGCTGGATTTTATTCCTTAATGGGGTTGCTTCTTCGCATGTAGTCATCGGGGATCCCTTGCATTTAGATTTTGAATATATGCGGTGGATGGCAGCAGTTATTACAGAATTCGTCTCGGCACACTTAAATCCGCAAAAATTACGAGTCACCCATCTTGGTGGTGGGGCTTGTTCGATGGCACGTTATTTGGCCGCACACTATCCCCGTTCGCGTAATACGGTAGTAGAAATTGATGGCCAGATGGCCCAATTAGTACGAGAACTTTTTGATATTCCGCGTAGCCCCACAGTGAAGATCCGAGTGGGCGAAGCTCGAGAGGTTACCGAAAGTTTTGTAAATAACTCACGCGATATCATCATCCGCGATGTCTTTGCTGGTAAAATAACTCCGGAACCACTTAGAACGGTGGAATTTTTAACGCACTGCAAGCGTTCCTTAGCTCCTGGCGGGCTCTATATTGCCAATTGTGCCGATGGCTCTGCCCTACAAGGGGCTAAATCCGAGCTAGCAAGCATGGCCAAGGTATTTGAGCATTTGGCAGTAATTGCAGATCCACAAATGTTAAAGGGGCGCCGCTACGGCAATATCGTTTTAGCTGCCTCCGATGCTCCCCTACCTACTGGAAACGCCGCCGCCGCGCTTACCCGTTCCATTCTTAATGGTTCTCTTCCAGCCCAATATCACACTGGCAATTGGGTGGAACGCTTTTATTCTGGGGCCCAACCGCTTTTCGATGGAGAGTTAAGCCATCCCAGCCAGCCGAGCTCTGGACACAATCTCTGGTAA
- a CDS encoding cysteine desulfurase family protein, producing the protein MSTTFYLDHAATTPMRQCAIETWVEYSSALNPGGNYAAGRAAAGILDKARSTIGELLGADPVEVIFTGSGTEADNLAIQGLFQASARNLIISSTIEHSAVAEPIKYLAAAGAEVELMPVTATGHIADFKALERPAAVVSVMLANNETGAVQPVSEIIAAAQAHESPVHIDGVQAVGKLPIDFQTMGATSLAASGHKFGGPRGIGFLLAKRSPAPSAVFFGGGQERGLRPGTVDVASAAAMAVALKEAISEATAENQRLRALRDQLRERIIATIPDVRLNTYEPALPGHLNLCFPGAEGDSLLMLLDSQGFGVSTGSACSSGVNRASHVLLAMGVPEPEARGALRFSLGRTSTQEEVDALVAALPEIVSRARLAGMA; encoded by the coding sequence GTGAGTACCACTTTCTATTTGGATCACGCCGCAACCACTCCAATGCGCCAATGCGCGATTGAGACCTGGGTAGAATATTCCAGTGCCTTAAATCCCGGCGGAAACTATGCTGCTGGGCGCGCTGCTGCAGGTATTTTAGATAAAGCTCGCAGCACTATCGGAGAGCTTTTGGGCGCAGATCCAGTAGAAGTTATCTTTACTGGCTCTGGAACAGAGGCAGATAATTTAGCCATTCAAGGATTATTCCAGGCATCGGCGCGCAACCTCATTATTAGCAGCACTATTGAGCATTCTGCAGTGGCAGAACCTATCAAATACTTGGCTGCAGCAGGGGCAGAAGTTGAACTTATGCCAGTAACTGCTACTGGACATATCGCAGATTTTAAGGCTTTGGAAAGACCTGCTGCCGTGGTATCTGTGATGCTAGCTAATAATGAAACCGGCGCAGTTCAACCCGTTTCTGAAATTATTGCCGCAGCCCAAGCCCATGAGAGCCCGGTACATATTGACGGCGTGCAAGCGGTAGGCAAACTTCCCATTGATTTTCAAACCATGGGAGCTACTTCTTTGGCAGCTTCCGGACATAAATTTGGAGGACCAAGGGGTATAGGGTTTTTATTAGCTAAGCGTTCCCCGGCACCTTCGGCAGTATTTTTTGGCGGGGGCCAAGAAAGAGGATTACGCCCTGGCACTGTGGATGTTGCCTCAGCAGCGGCGATGGCAGTGGCTCTAAAAGAAGCTATTAGTGAAGCTACTGCTGAAAACCAGCGCTTAAGGGCCTTGCGAGACCAACTGCGAGAAAGAATTATAGCCACTATTCCAGATGTGCGTCTTAATACTTATGAACCAGCACTTCCTGGCCATTTAAATCTCTGTTTCCCCGGTGCTGAAGGCGATAGCTTGCTGATGCTACTAGATAGTCAAGGCTTTGGAGTATCTACTGGCTCAGCCTGTTCCTCTGGGGTAAATCGGGCTAGCCATGTGCTCCTAGCCATGGGAGTGCCAGAGCCAGAAGCGCGCGGAGCTTTACGCTTTAGCTTGGGTAGAACTAGCACCCAGGAAGAAGTAGATGCCCTGGTAGCTGCGTTACCAGAGATTGTGTCCAGAGCTCGGCTGGCTGGGATGGCTTAA
- a CDS encoding electron transfer flavoprotein subunit alpha/FixB family protein, with translation MSQVYVLAQYNQENLDGSVAELITAARVFGDVTAVVVGTPGIGQRFSTALGELGAKQVIAAEDPNYQQRLVLPEVDALSMLAAQNPAPIVVSATAFGNEVAGRLAARLASGMLSDVIGINADRSAKMSIFGDTVEVSTVVGGNSPIYTVRPGAIAAQPQPAAGELQIMALPGISAKDLEVTAVIPTARGARPELTQAKVVVCGGRALGSRENFEKLVGGLADALGGAVGATRDAVDLGYVDGQYQVGQTGVTIAPDLYIGLGISGAIQHTAGMQTAKKIVVINSDEDAPFFQLADLGVVGDIFEIVPELIADIEAHK, from the coding sequence ATGTCACAGGTATACGTGCTGGCACAGTACAACCAGGAAAATCTAGACGGCTCAGTTGCAGAGTTAATTACTGCGGCACGAGTTTTTGGCGATGTTACCGCAGTGGTTGTCGGTACGCCAGGGATTGGTCAGAGGTTTAGCACTGCCTTGGGTGAACTGGGGGCAAAGCAGGTAATCGCTGCTGAAGATCCTAATTACCAGCAGCGTTTAGTGCTGCCAGAGGTAGATGCGCTCTCAATGCTGGCAGCTCAAAATCCTGCCCCTATCGTCGTTTCAGCTACCGCTTTTGGCAATGAGGTAGCTGGACGTTTGGCAGCTCGTTTAGCCTCGGGAATGCTCAGCGATGTTATCGGAATTAATGCGGATCGCAGCGCTAAGATGTCGATTTTTGGCGATACCGTGGAAGTTTCTACAGTGGTGGGTGGAAATAGTCCCATTTATACGGTGCGCCCTGGCGCGATTGCTGCCCAACCACAGCCAGCTGCTGGGGAACTGCAAATAATGGCTCTACCTGGGATTAGTGCTAAGGATTTAGAGGTCACTGCAGTAATTCCTACTGCGCGTGGAGCTCGTCCAGAGCTAACCCAAGCCAAAGTAGTGGTATGTGGTGGCCGGGCTTTAGGTTCTCGAGAGAACTTCGAAAAACTAGTTGGGGGCTTAGCTGATGCTTTAGGTGGGGCAGTTGGGGCTACTCGTGATGCAGTAGACCTTGGATATGTAGATGGCCAGTATCAGGTGGGCCAAACTGGGGTAACTATTGCTCCTGATTTATATATCGGGCTAGGTATCTCCGGGGCGATCCAGCACACTGCAGGAATGCAAACTGCGAAGAAGATCGTGGTAATTAACAGTGATGAAGATGCGCCCTTTTTCCAGCTTGCAGATCTGGGCGTAGTGGGAGATATTTTTGAAATCGTCCCAGAGCTCATTGCAGATATTGAGGCACATAAGTGA
- a CDS encoding electron transfer flavoprotein subunit beta/FixA family protein, whose amino-acid sequence MSTIVVLVKHVPDTWSTKALNADNTLDRLSVDSVLDEINEFAVEQALRLRDDNPGANIQVVALTMGPAGAEEALRKALAMGVDDALHICDEALAGSDVLATSWTLNSALNTLSDISLIIAGNASSDGSMGALPGIIAEYRAIPALTQVRDLKLVDGKIQAVREDPHGIYEVSASLPAVVSVTDQNAKPRFPNFKGLMAAKKHPIKTLSIADIGVQPTQVGAAHAATAVLAANMRSAREAGEVIGAAGAVPKITDLIIAENLL is encoded by the coding sequence ATGAGCACGATTGTGGTCTTGGTTAAGCACGTCCCGGATACTTGGTCTACTAAAGCGCTAAATGCGGATAATACTTTAGACCGGCTATCTGTTGATTCGGTGCTGGATGAAATCAACGAATTCGCAGTCGAACAGGCTTTGCGATTAAGAGATGATAATCCAGGTGCAAATATCCAGGTTGTAGCTTTGACGATGGGGCCAGCTGGAGCTGAAGAGGCTTTGCGAAAAGCCTTAGCTATGGGTGTTGACGATGCGCTGCATATTTGCGATGAAGCCTTGGCTGGCTCTGATGTGCTAGCGACTAGTTGGACCCTTAATTCAGCCTTAAATACCTTATCAGATATTTCTCTAATAATTGCTGGAAATGCCTCCTCTGATGGATCTATGGGCGCACTACCTGGGATTATTGCAGAGTATCGGGCTATTCCGGCGCTAACGCAGGTCCGTGATCTGAAGTTGGTCGATGGAAAAATTCAAGCAGTCCGAGAAGATCCCCATGGTATTTATGAAGTATCAGCTAGTCTGCCGGCTGTGGTTTCGGTTACTGATCAAAATGCTAAGCCGCGATTCCCTAATTTTAAAGGTCTAATGGCGGCTAAAAAACATCCGATTAAGACTCTAAGTATTGCCGATATTGGAGTTCAGCCCACCCAGGTTGGGGCAGCTCATGCCGCCACTGCAGTACTGGCTGCGAATATGCGCAGTGCTCGAGAGGCTGGCGAGGTTATTGGTGCTGCTGGTGCGGTGCCAAAGATTACAGATCTTATTATCGCTGAGAATCTGCTCTAG
- a CDS encoding class I SAM-dependent methyltransferase translates to MAFSLAEIAFLSAHSLEINEVARPLKLQPATRLKDANILRKAFGEYGRAALELATARRSGKLPHPDIWLADHDAVQQATPLIVAKYRAEVLAKHFPDALVHDVTCSIGTEGWACQESGLQYIGSDIDPARALLAAKNLPNALITRSDALYPSIRLDAVDIVLADPARRAGGRRIARPEDLLPPLAALFEVYASAKLVVKCAPGLDFKDFPGTVELISVDGGVKEACLYSSGVQTGGKRQATVFRGGKLVDHLDDEIDTSAVSAGDIGDFIIDPDGAVVRAGLVRHFAAREGLWMLDERIAYLTGSRIPAMSTGFPVLEVVSLKQLKKALWARGAGSLEVLVRGVDIDPDILRKKLKLRGSQALAVVLTRIGRTGVAVICGPRTAGVSG, encoded by the coding sequence ATGGCTTTTAGTCTTGCTGAAATCGCCTTTTTAAGCGCGCATAGCTTGGAAATTAATGAAGTAGCTAGGCCTTTAAAATTACAGCCTGCCACCAGGCTTAAAGATGCCAATATTTTAAGAAAAGCCTTTGGCGAATATGGCCGCGCTGCCTTGGAATTAGCCACGGCCAGGCGCAGTGGCAAACTTCCGCATCCTGATATCTGGTTAGCCGATCATGATGCTGTGCAACAAGCAACCCCTTTAATCGTGGCTAAGTATCGGGCAGAAGTGCTAGCAAAGCATTTTCCAGATGCTTTGGTTCACGATGTGACCTGTTCTATTGGCACGGAAGGCTGGGCGTGTCAGGAATCTGGTTTGCAATATATTGGTAGTGATATTGATCCGGCCCGGGCTTTATTGGCCGCTAAAAATTTGCCTAATGCTTTAATCACTCGTAGTGATGCTTTATATCCCAGCATTCGTCTGGATGCGGTAGATATTGTCTTGGCAGATCCGGCGCGCCGGGCTGGAGGACGCCGAATTGCTCGCCCAGAGGATTTATTGCCGCCTTTAGCTGCGCTTTTTGAGGTTTATGCCAGCGCCAAATTGGTAGTTAAATGTGCACCGGGGCTGGATTTTAAGGATTTTCCAGGCACGGTGGAGTTAATTAGTGTCGATGGCGGGGTTAAAGAGGCTTGCTTATATTCCTCTGGAGTACAAACTGGAGGAAAGCGCCAAGCCACAGTTTTCCGGGGCGGGAAATTAGTGGATCACTTAGATGATGAGATTGATACCAGCGCAGTGAGCGCAGGTGATATTGGGGATTTCATTATTGATCCCGATGGGGCTGTAGTTCGGGCTGGTTTAGTGCGCCATTTTGCCGCGCGGGAGGGTTTGTGGATGCTAGATGAGCGAATTGCTTATCTCACCGGCTCTCGAATTCCGGCGATGAGCACAGGTTTTCCAGTGCTGGAGGTAGTGAGTTTAAAACAGTTGAAAAAAGCGCTCTGGGCTAGAGGTGCCGGGAGTTTGGAAGTTTTAGTGCGCGGGGTTGATATTGACCCAGATATTTTGCGTAAGAAATTGAAATTGCGGGGTTCTCAAGCTTTGGCAGTGGTGTTAACTAGGATTGGACGCACTGGAGTGGCGGTGATTTGTGGGCCGCGTACCGCGGGGGTCTCGGGGTAA
- a CDS encoding NUDIX hydrolase, producing MTPLKSGDPAAAKPPTAQDLISQNRTAAHLLENSGYGGARLAATVLLIRDGPNGIEVWVQERVSSMPNFPGFTVFPGGGVDARDFPVSKTDPATSGLDHSELWVGPPSIQHRAKQLGISPQQVQAIYFAAVRELFEETGTFLAIHGNAAGDHQVLADAGPFHSQRLQLASHEISLTEVLQKHNLRLDSSLLYPWARWVGGSEKGTVFDTFSFLVSQPVGQEPDDATSEVDSSGWFPPQLLLDGWRAGLVRLVIPTWAQLYQLAEYKTVAAALADAREIQAISPVLDDAIADPRYQEFYQISPEVRI from the coding sequence ATGACGCCTTTAAAATCTGGAGATCCAGCAGCGGCTAAGCCCCCAACTGCCCAAGATTTAATTTCGCAGAATCGCACCGCCGCACACCTGTTGGAAAACTCCGGATATGGCGGAGCGCGTTTAGCTGCCACCGTATTACTAATTCGCGATGGCCCCAATGGGATCGAAGTGTGGGTGCAAGAGCGAGTTAGTTCTATGCCTAATTTCCCCGGGTTTACGGTATTTCCGGGCGGAGGCGTAGATGCCCGCGATTTCCCAGTCTCAAAGACAGACCCAGCTACCTCTGGTCTTGACCACAGTGAACTGTGGGTTGGTCCGCCCTCAATACAGCACCGGGCCAAGCAGTTAGGGATTTCTCCGCAACAAGTTCAAGCAATTTATTTTGCTGCAGTGCGGGAATTATTTGAAGAAACTGGAACTTTTCTAGCCATTCACGGAAATGCGGCTGGAGACCATCAAGTTTTAGCTGATGCGGGGCCTTTTCATTCCCAACGTTTACAGTTAGCTTCGCATGAGATTTCTCTGACAGAGGTTTTGCAGAAGCATAATCTACGCCTGGATTCAAGCCTGTTATATCCGTGGGCCCGGTGGGTCGGAGGTTCTGAAAAAGGCACGGTATTTGATACTTTTTCCTTTTTAGTAAGCCAACCTGTTGGACAAGAACCAGATGATGCCACGTCTGAAGTAGATTCCAGTGGATGGTTTCCACCGCAACTATTACTTGATGGCTGGCGTGCTGGTTTGGTGCGTTTGGTTATTCCTACCTGGGCACAGCTTTATCAATTGGCAGAATATAAAACGGTAGCAGCAGCCTTGGCCGATGCTCGGGAAATTCAAGCGATTAGCCCAGTTTTAGATGATGCTATTGCTGATCCACGCTACCAAGAGTTTTATCAGATCAGCCCGGAAGTACGGATATAA
- a CDS encoding ABC transporter ATP-binding protein — MEDVTSQNLLIDFRNISLIRQGHTLVGPIDWQVGVGQRWVIIGPNGAGKTTLIRMASAEEFPSTGSAALLGEQIGRTDMRDLRAMIGVSSSALAHRIPGQETVGNLVVSAGYAVLGRFREEYDETDFERAHNILEQLGASHLVERTWGTLSEGERKRVLVARALMTDPELLILDEPTAGMDLGGREDLVAYLQDLAADEDAPAIVMITHHVEEIPPGFTHALILDAGEAVASGPIDTVMTSENLSKAFHQQVALDKIDGRYFARRSRSVGQHRL; from the coding sequence ATAGAGGATGTGACTAGCCAAAATCTCCTTATTGATTTCCGAAATATTTCTCTAATTCGCCAGGGCCACACCCTGGTAGGGCCTATTGACTGGCAAGTGGGTGTGGGGCAAAGGTGGGTAATTATTGGACCCAACGGTGCTGGTAAAACTACCTTGATCCGGATGGCTTCTGCCGAGGAATTTCCCAGCACCGGTTCTGCCGCATTATTAGGGGAGCAGATTGGGCGTACTGATATGCGCGATTTGCGCGCGATGATAGGGGTGTCTTCATCTGCTTTAGCGCATCGTATTCCGGGTCAGGAAACTGTTGGAAATCTTGTTGTTTCTGCTGGTTATGCAGTATTAGGCCGGTTCCGCGAGGAATATGATGAGACTGATTTTGAGCGGGCGCACAATATCTTAGAGCAGCTCGGGGCCTCACATTTAGTGGAACGGACTTGGGGAACTTTATCTGAAGGTGAGCGCAAGCGCGTACTAGTTGCTCGCGCACTAATGACTGATCCGGAATTGCTTATCTTAGATGAGCCTACTGCTGGAATGGATCTTGGGGGACGTGAAGATCTAGTAGCTTATTTGCAAGATTTAGCTGCTGATGAAGATGCTCCGGCGATCGTGATGATTACCCACCATGTGGAAGAAATTCCGCCAGGATTTACGCACGCACTAATTCTTGATGCTGGTGAAGCAGTAGCTTCTGGACCTATAGATACCGTAATGACTAGCGAAAACCTTTCTAAGGCATTCCATCAACAAGTAGCTTTAGACAAAATTGATGGCCGATATTTTGCGCGGCGCTCACGGTCTGTTGGGCAGCATCGTCTTTGA
- a CDS encoding tetratricopeptide repeat protein, with protein sequence MTIPNRFVGGALDLAEIKARAEAREAQEARLAKEAAVRAAGGTPVPTAAVAPFFVVSAQNFEEEVARRSTQVPVIILVGSDRTAESTQLKALLEEFASLANNSFVVGYVDADTTPEIAQVFGVRAVPTVLALAQGQPVASFEGLQPREVLEQWVDALVTQVGSQLPGIPAFAEPAAEVADPRLQEAAQAIAQGNPAQAIVIYEDILQTDPKNTMVRRERDFARVLARLAAVDSLDSVVTAANAAPQDLDKALIAADFELSNGQIESAFTRLIALLPGAKPELKTQVRDRLVELFGIFEATDERVLAARAAMANALF encoded by the coding sequence ATGACTATTCCAAATCGTTTTGTTGGTGGGGCTTTGGATCTAGCTGAGATTAAAGCTCGGGCTGAAGCGCGTGAAGCTCAAGAGGCGCGGCTTGCTAAAGAAGCTGCAGTTCGGGCAGCTGGGGGTACGCCGGTGCCAACTGCGGCAGTTGCCCCATTTTTTGTAGTCAGTGCGCAGAATTTCGAGGAAGAAGTAGCCAGGCGTTCTACCCAAGTTCCAGTAATTATTTTGGTGGGTAGCGATAGGACTGCAGAATCTACCCAGTTAAAGGCCTTATTAGAGGAATTTGCAAGCCTTGCTAATAACTCTTTTGTGGTGGGCTATGTGGATGCGGATACTACGCCAGAAATCGCTCAAGTTTTTGGGGTGCGCGCCGTGCCTACAGTGCTTGCTTTGGCACAGGGTCAACCGGTGGCTTCTTTTGAAGGGCTGCAACCTCGGGAGGTATTAGAACAGTGGGTGGATGCTTTGGTAACGCAAGTAGGTTCGCAGTTACCGGGCATTCCCGCATTTGCGGAGCCAGCTGCAGAGGTTGCAGATCCTCGTTTGCAAGAGGCAGCGCAGGCTATTGCACAGGGAAATCCGGCTCAAGCAATTGTAATTTATGAAGATATCTTGCAAACAGATCCAAAGAATACGATGGTGCGTCGGGAACGTGATTTTGCCCGAGTGCTAGCGCGTTTGGCTGCGGTTGATTCCTTAGATTCGGTAGTAACTGCAGCCAATGCTGCCCCGCAAGATCTAGATAAGGCTTTAATTGCCGCGGATTTTGAACTTTCAAATGGCCAGATTGAGTCCGCTTTTACCCGTCTTATAGCTTTGCTCCCCGGAGCTAAGCCAGAGCTAAAAACCCAGGTGCGCGATAGATTAGTGGAGTTATTTGGCATTTTTGAAGCTACCGATGAGCGGGTTTTGGCGGCTCGCGCAGCAATGGCTAATGCGCTGTTTTAG
- a CDS encoding thiamine-binding protein: protein MILAFSVAPATVDNSQAEMADVVAEAVRVVRNSGLAHETNAMFTLIEGEWDEVMAVVKEATAAVQAFSPRVSLVIKADIRPGYTDALHRKVAAIEERLGAATFEN, encoded by the coding sequence ATGATTTTAGCATTCTCTGTAGCCCCGGCCACCGTTGATAATTCTCAGGCGGAGATGGCTGATGTAGTAGCTGAAGCTGTGCGCGTAGTGCGAAATTCGGGCTTAGCTCATGAAACCAATGCGATGTTTACCCTGATTGAGGGGGAATGGGATGAGGTTATGGCGGTGGTTAAGGAAGCCACCGCGGCAGTACAAGCTTTTTCCCCACGAGTATCCCTGGTGATTAAGGCCGATATTCGACCCGGTTATACCGATGCGCTACATCGAAAAGTTGCTGCCATCGAGGAGCGCTTAGGCGCTGCGACATTCGAAAACTGA
- the nucS gene encoding endonuclease NucS, protein MRLVIARCSVDYVGRLEAHLPVADRLILIKADGSVSIHADDRAFKPLNWMSPPCSLRTEAILDAADPETKAELWIVENPKKEQLRIKIEKIHQDVEYALGVDPGLVKDGVEAHLQELLSSNIETLGEGYTLIRREYPTPIGPVDILCRNAQHETVAVEIKRRGGIDGVEQLSRYLELLNRDAMLAPVHGVFAAQEIKPQARTLAEDRGIRCVTLDYAEMRGLISDELRLF, encoded by the coding sequence ATGCGTTTAGTGATTGCCCGTTGTTCGGTGGACTATGTAGGCCGTTTGGAAGCACATTTGCCAGTGGCAGATCGGCTGATTTTGATTAAGGCTGATGGCTCAGTTTCCATCCATGCCGATGACCGAGCTTTTAAGCCCTTGAACTGGATGTCTCCTCCTTGTAGCCTGCGCACTGAAGCAATTTTGGATGCCGCAGATCCTGAAACTAAAGCGGAGTTGTGGATTGTAGAAAATCCTAAAAAAGAACAACTTCGGATAAAAATTGAAAAAATTCATCAAGATGTTGAATATGCGCTGGGAGTAGATCCTGGCCTAGTTAAAGATGGGGTAGAAGCCCACTTACAAGAATTGCTCTCTAGCAATATCGAAACTTTAGGTGAGGGTTATACCCTTATTCGACGCGAATATCCTACACCTATTGGTCCAGTTGATATTTTGTGTCGTAATGCCCAGCACGAAACCGTAGCCGTTGAAATCAAACGTCGGGGCGGCATTGATGGAGTGGAACAACTTAGCCGCTACCTAGAGCTTTTAAATAGAGATGCCATGCTAGCTCCAGTACATGGGGTTTTTGCGGCCCAAGAGATTAAACCACAAGCGCGTACCTTGGCTGAAGATCGTGGAATTCGCTGCGTAACCTTGGATTATGCAGAAATGCGCGGATTAATTTCTGATGAATTGAGATTATTCTAG
- a CDS encoding DUF2550 domain-containing protein: MRGKNSRMVMTFTAVIAIIGGLAAWRFFTVRGTGTCAVLRSLPASGKHGWRNGELRYHGDVMKYYKVRSLSPMADFSFTRQNISLSGYRDLTPTEASFLFEGARAVIFSTSDGTRWELVLAPHAELAFTTWVESAPHARQIRPDYNQLRERVKRIRSRATQR, from the coding sequence ATGAGAGGAAAAAATAGTCGCATGGTAATGACTTTTACTGCGGTAATTGCGATAATCGGAGGTCTTGCTGCCTGGCGTTTTTTTACGGTGCGCGGTACAGGAACTTGTGCGGTGCTTCGTTCTCTACCAGCCTCAGGTAAGCACGGTTGGCGTAATGGCGAACTGCGTTATCACGGTGATGTGATGAAGTATTATAAGGTTCGCTCTCTTTCACCAATGGCAGATTTTTCTTTTACACGTCAAAATATTAGCCTCAGTGGGTATCGTGATTTAACCCCCACTGAGGCTTCTTTTCTATTTGAAGGGGCCCGCGCAGTCATTTTTTCCACTAGTGATGGCACCCGGTGGGAACTAGTTCTCGCCCCACATGCCGAGCTAGCTTTTACTACCTGGGTAGAATCAGCCCCACATGCACGCCAGATCCGCCCGGATTATAACCAACTGCGCGAACGCGTAAAACGAATCCGGAGTCGAGCTACACAACGCTAG